From a region of the Haematobia irritans isolate KBUSLIRL chromosome 4, ASM5000362v1, whole genome shotgun sequence genome:
- the LOC142232913 gene encoding collagenase-like encodes MKFLIVFALALATASAFDLRANNLESRSVVMPVVEGEGRITNGQTATTGQFPYQVGLSLQVSSTSSAWCGGSLIGNQWVLTAAHCTDGISSVTVYLGATVRTSAEVTHTVSKSNIIIHSGWNANTLKNDISLIKIPSVTYTTKIKAVKLPAIASSYSTYAGETGIASGWGRISDSASGVTNNLQYARMPIITNSVCANTYGSSIVTSSNICVSTSGGISTCNGDSGGPLVLASNSVQVGLTSFGSSAGCAKGYPAAFTRVTSYLDWIKSNTGISY; translated from the exons ATGAAGTTTTTGATAGTTTTTGCCTTGGCTTTGGCCACCGCTTCAGCCTTCGACTTGAGGGCCAACAACCTCGAATCCCGTAGCGTTGTTATGCCCGTCGTTGAAGGCGAAGGTCGTATCACCAATGGCCAAACTGCCACCACTGGTCAATTTCCCTACCAAGTTGGTCTTTCCTTGCAAGTTAGCTCCACCTCATCCGCTTGGTGTGGTGGTTCTTTGATTGGTAACCAATGGGTTTTGACTGCTGCTCACTGTACCGATGG TATCTCTTCCGTTACCGTTTACTTGGGTGCTACCGTCCGTACCTCCGCTGAAGTCACCCACACTGTCTCCAAGAGCAACATCATCATCCACAGTGGCTGGAACGCAAACACTTTGAAAAACGACATCTCTTTGATCAAGATCCCCTCTGTCACCTACACCACCAAAATTAAGGCCGTCAAATTGCCCGCCATTGCCAGCTCTTATTCCACCTATGCCGGTGAAACTGGTATTGCCTCCGGTTGGGGCCGTATTTCCGACTCTGCCTCTGGTGTAACCAATAACTTGCAATATGCCCGTATGCCCATCATTACCAACTCCGTTTGCGCTAACACCTATGGTTCATCTATTGTTACTTCCTCCAACATTTGCGTTTCCACTAGCGGCGGTATCTCAACATGCAACGGTGACTCCGGCGGCCCATTGGTTTTGGCTTCGAACAGCGTCCAAGTTGGTTTGACTTCCTTCGGTTCTTCTGCCGGTTGCGCTAAGGGTTACCCCGCTGCCTTCACTCGTGTGACCAGCTACTTGGACTGGATCAAGAGCAACACTGGCATCTCCTACTAA
- the LOC142234015 gene encoding collagenase-like, producing the protein MKFLIVFALALATASAFDLRANNLESRSVVMPVVEGEGRITNGQTATTGQFPYQVGLSLQVSSTSSAWCGGSLIGNQWVLTAAHCTDGISSVTVYLGATVRTSAEVTHTVSKSNIIIHSGWNANTLKNDISLIKIPSVTYTTKIKAVKLPAIASSYSTYAGETGIASGWGRISDSASGVTNNLQYARMPIITNSVCANTYGSSIVTSSNICVSTSGGISTCNGDSGGPLVLASNSVQVGLTSFGSSAGCAKGYPAAFTRVTSYLDWIKSNTGISY; encoded by the exons ATGAAGTTTTTGATAGTTTTTGCATTGGCTTTGGCCACCGCTTCAGCCTTCGACTTGAGGGCCAACAACCTCGAATCCCGAAGCGTTGTTATGCCCGTCGTTGAAGGCGAAGGTCGTATCACCAATGGCCAAACTGCCACCACTGGTCAATTTCCCTACCAAGTTGGTCTTTCCTTGCAAGTTAGCTCCACCTCATCCGCTTGGTGTGGTGGTTCTTTGATTGGTAACCAATGGGTTTTGACTGCTGCTCACTGTACCGATGG TATCTCTTCCGTTACCGTTTACTTGGGTGCTACCGTCCGTACCTCCGCTGAAGTCACCCACACTGTCTCCAAGAGCAACATCATCATCCACAGTGGCTGGAACGCAAACACTTTGAAAAACGACATCTCTTTGATCAAGATCCCCTCTGTCACCTACACCACCAAAATTAAGGCCGTCAAATTGCCCGCCATTGCCAGCTCTTATTCCACCTATGCCGGTGAAACTGGTATTGCCTCCGGTTGGGGCCGTATTTCCGACTCTGCCTCTGGTGTAACCAATAACTTGCAATATGCCCGTATGCCCATCATCACCAACTCCGTTTGCGCTAACACCTATGGTTCATCTATTGTTACTTCCTCCAACATTTGCGTTTCCACTAGCGGTGGTATCTCAACATGCAACGGTGACTCCGGCGGCCCATTGGTTTTGGCTTCCAACAGCGTCCAAGTTGGTTTGACTTCCTTCGGTTCTTCTGCCGGTTGCGCTAAGGGTTACCCCGCTGCCTTCACTCGTGTGACCAGCTACTTGGACTGGATCAAGAGCAACACTGGCATCTCCTACTAA